In a single window of the Agromyces sp. H17E-10 genome:
- a CDS encoding YihY/virulence factor BrkB family protein: MPDSPVRFTRDDWRVILTRTVHEYRINQVQDIAASLTFYAVLASLPALLAALAAIGVFGSAEAVVALALRVVEESASAQTVDAVREPLGQLLDASHAGLALATGLLAALWATSGYVGSLGRGLNRIYRVEEGRPFWAMRPAMLAVSAAVLLLAAIAVVGLVITGPIAAATARALGLDEGVAFWWDLGKVPLLAAIGVVAIALLCWAAPNVRRRHLRWFSVGATGALLAWVGVSALFGLYVFGFGTYSRTYGVLGGAIAFLLWVWLSNLALLFGAVLDTEVERARQLRAGIIAEEQVQLPLRDDRLIVKNREERLHDVRASRHLRLD; this comes from the coding sequence ATGCCCGACTCCCCTGTGCGCTTCACCCGTGACGACTGGCGCGTCATCCTCACCCGAACGGTGCACGAGTACCGCATCAACCAGGTGCAGGACATCGCCGCCTCGCTCACCTTCTACGCCGTGCTCGCATCACTGCCCGCACTGCTCGCGGCGCTCGCCGCGATCGGCGTGTTCGGCAGCGCCGAGGCGGTCGTGGCTCTCGCGCTCCGGGTCGTGGAGGAGTCCGCGAGCGCGCAGACCGTCGACGCGGTGCGCGAGCCGCTCGGACAACTCCTCGATGCCTCGCACGCGGGTCTCGCGCTCGCGACCGGCCTGCTCGCTGCGCTGTGGGCGACGTCGGGGTACGTCGGCTCGCTCGGTCGCGGGCTCAACCGCATCTACCGGGTCGAGGAGGGGCGTCCGTTCTGGGCGATGCGACCGGCCATGCTCGCCGTCTCGGCCGCAGTGCTGCTGCTCGCGGCGATCGCGGTCGTCGGGCTCGTCATCACCGGCCCGATCGCGGCCGCCACGGCACGGGCGCTCGGGCTCGACGAGGGCGTCGCCTTCTGGTGGGACCTCGGAAAGGTGCCGCTGCTCGCGGCGATCGGCGTCGTCGCGATCGCGCTGCTGTGCTGGGCGGCACCCAACGTCCGGCGCCGGCACCTCCGCTGGTTCAGCGTGGGAGCGACCGGTGCCCTGCTGGCCTGGGTCGGGGTGAGCGCGCTGTTCGGGCTCTACGTGTTCGGGTTCGGCACCTACTCGCGCACCTACGGTGTGCTCGGCGGCGCGATCGCGTTCCTGTTGTGGGTGTGGCTGTCGAACCTCGCGCTCCTGTTCGGCGCGGTGCTCGACACCGAGGTCGAGCGGGCGCGCCAGCTGCGCGCCGGCATCATCGCCGAGGAGCAGGTGCAGCTGCCCCTCCGTGACGACCGGCTCATCGTGAAGAACCGCGAGGAGCGCCTCCACGACGTCCGGGCGTCGCGCCACCTGCGACTCGACTGA
- a CDS encoding RecQ family ATP-dependent DNA helicase, producing MTDLRQPALDALRDLVGRDDADFHDGQFEAIEALVEGRRRALVVQRTGWGKSAVYFVSTLLQRRAGAGPTLLVSPLLALMRDQIAAAERAGVRAVAINSTNAHEWRDVEQQLAADEVDVLLVSPERLNNPSFRETQLPALVDRIGLLVVDEAHCISDWGHDFRPDYRRLRDLIAQMPADVPVLATTATANSRVVADVAEQLGATTAALGGSDARGGDVDDRDAAADVLTIRGPLARASLRLGVLRLPDSPSRLAWLLNHLDELPGSGIIYTLTVAAANDTARLLREHGHAVRAYTGQTDPDERAESEGMLKRNEVKALIATSALGMGFDKPDLGFVLHLGAPSSPVAYYQQVGRAGRATESADVLLMPGTEDPDIWHYFATASMPDEERANRVISALSPEQPTSTPALEAMVDIRRTPLELLLKVLDVDGAVRRVQGGWVATGAPWVYDGDRYRRIAAERKAEQQHMIEYETTDVCRMEFLQRSLDDDTAAPCGRCDNCAGAWYPTAVGGEASAAARGALDRVGVPIEPRAQWPTGADRLGVPVKGRIAPDERAAEGRALARLTDLGWGGTLRELFAAGAADAPVPPRVLDGCVRVLAEWGWAERPVAVIAMPSRSKPQLVDSLARGIAEVGRLPYLGALELVDGGPTGQPGGNSAFRLAGVWGRFSTAGLDVPAGPVLLVDDQVDSRWSLTVAARELRRAGATEVLPFALAVRG from the coding sequence ATGACCGACCTGCGCCAGCCAGCCCTCGACGCCCTGCGCGACCTCGTCGGCCGCGACGACGCCGACTTCCACGACGGCCAGTTCGAGGCGATCGAGGCGCTCGTCGAGGGGCGGCGGCGCGCGCTCGTCGTGCAGCGCACCGGCTGGGGCAAGTCGGCCGTGTACTTCGTCTCGACGCTGCTGCAGCGGCGGGCCGGCGCCGGCCCGACCCTGCTCGTCTCCCCGCTGCTCGCCCTCATGCGCGACCAGATCGCCGCCGCCGAACGGGCCGGTGTGCGTGCCGTCGCGATCAATTCGACGAACGCGCACGAGTGGCGCGACGTCGAGCAGCAGCTCGCGGCCGACGAGGTCGACGTGCTGCTCGTCTCGCCCGAGCGGCTCAACAACCCGTCGTTCCGCGAGACGCAGCTGCCCGCCCTCGTCGACCGCATCGGCCTGCTCGTCGTCGACGAGGCGCACTGCATCAGCGACTGGGGGCACGACTTCCGGCCCGACTACCGGCGCCTGCGCGACCTCATCGCGCAGATGCCGGCCGACGTTCCCGTGCTCGCGACGACCGCGACCGCCAACAGCCGGGTCGTGGCCGACGTCGCCGAGCAGCTGGGCGCGACCACGGCGGCGCTCGGCGGCTCCGACGCGAGGGGCGGCGACGTCGATGACCGGGATGCCGCCGCAGACGTGCTCACGATCAGGGGGCCGCTCGCCCGGGCGTCGCTGCGCCTCGGCGTGCTGCGCCTGCCCGACTCGCCGAGCCGGCTCGCCTGGCTCCTGAACCACCTCGACGAGCTGCCGGGCTCGGGCATCATCTACACGCTCACGGTCGCCGCGGCGAACGACACCGCGCGCCTGCTGCGCGAGCACGGCCACGCCGTGCGCGCCTACACGGGCCAGACCGACCCCGACGAGCGTGCCGAGTCGGAGGGCATGCTGAAGCGCAACGAGGTCAAGGCGCTCATCGCGACGAGCGCGCTCGGCATGGGCTTCGACAAGCCCGACCTCGGCTTCGTGCTGCACCTCGGCGCCCCGTCGTCACCCGTCGCGTACTACCAGCAGGTCGGTCGAGCGGGCCGCGCGACCGAGTCGGCCGACGTGCTGCTCATGCCGGGCACCGAAGACCCCGACATCTGGCACTACTTCGCGACCGCGTCGATGCCCGACGAAGAACGGGCGAACCGGGTCATCTCGGCCCTCTCGCCCGAGCAGCCCACGTCGACGCCCGCGCTCGAGGCGATGGTCGACATCCGCCGAACGCCGCTCGAGCTGCTGCTCAAGGTGCTCGACGTCGACGGCGCGGTGCGCCGGGTGCAGGGCGGCTGGGTCGCGACCGGCGCGCCGTGGGTCTACGACGGCGACCGCTACCGTCGCATCGCGGCCGAGCGCAAGGCCGAGCAACAGCACATGATCGAGTACGAGACGACCGACGTCTGCCGCATGGAGTTCCTGCAGCGCTCGCTCGACGACGACACCGCGGCGCCGTGCGGCCGGTGCGACAACTGCGCGGGCGCCTGGTACCCGACGGCCGTCGGCGGCGAGGCATCCGCAGCGGCACGCGGTGCCCTCGACCGGGTCGGCGTGCCGATCGAGCCGCGCGCGCAGTGGCCGACCGGTGCCGATCGGCTCGGCGTGCCCGTGAAGGGCCGCATCGCGCCCGACGAGCGGGCCGCCGAGGGCCGGGCACTCGCCCGGCTCACCGACCTCGGCTGGGGCGGCACGCTGCGCGAGCTGTTCGCCGCGGGCGCGGCCGATGCACCGGTGCCTCCGCGCGTGCTCGACGGCTGCGTGCGCGTGCTCGCCGAGTGGGGCTGGGCCGAACGGCCGGTCGCCGTGATCGCGATGCCGTCGCGCTCGAAGCCGCAGCTCGTCGACTCGCTCGCCCGCGGCATCGCCGAGGTCGGGCGCCTCCCGTACCTCGGCGCGCTCGAACTCGTCGACGGCGGGCCGACCGGTCAGCCGGGCGGCAACAGCGCGTTCCGGCTCGCGGGCGTGTGGGGCCGCTTCTCGACCGCGGGGCTCGACGTGCCCGCCGGGCCCGTGCTGCTCGTCGACGACCAGGTCGACAGCCGCTGGAGCCTCACGGTCGCCGCCCGCGAACTCCGCAGGGCCGGGGCGACCGAGGTGCTGCCGTTCGCGCTCGCGGTGCGCGGGTAG
- a CDS encoding alpha/beta hydrolase, with translation MNSTRRTGGSGTRQKRVALAAAAVAAAIAGVVALSGFHQEVRAIDPPGSDAASEVVGDEIIGIRTFTPPAGLRVDADLEYGVREDGTLLTLDVCRPAEVTSPSTDASATADPAAPETTALPAVVSIHGGSWTRGDKANTDWRNVCLWLASEGFVGVSVNYRLVPGAVFPAAIDDVALAVEWLRDPEQAERFGIDPGRIGAFGGSAGGSLAALLGTTGDGALDSGSRVAAVVELSGPVGLGSAALDTDRASVWLRGIIADYLGCEPNAPDAHCPQAMEASAATHVDPSDPPMFIGHSEHEIVPLGQSTRLAAVLEAAGVPVELAVVPGGEHSIGILDEPLRERVATFLHARLG, from the coding sequence GTGAACTCGACCCGACGCACAGGCGGCTCCGGCACCCGCCAGAAGCGGGTGGCCCTGGCCGCCGCGGCCGTAGCCGCCGCCATCGCGGGCGTCGTCGCGCTCTCGGGCTTCCACCAGGAGGTGCGCGCGATCGATCCGCCCGGGTCGGATGCCGCGAGCGAGGTCGTCGGCGACGAGATCATCGGCATCCGCACGTTCACGCCGCCGGCCGGGCTGCGGGTCGACGCCGACCTCGAGTACGGCGTGCGCGAGGACGGCACGCTGCTGACGCTCGACGTCTGCCGTCCGGCCGAGGTGACGAGCCCCTCGACGGACGCCTCGGCGACGGCCGACCCCGCCGCCCCGGAAACCACCGCCCTCCCCGCCGTCGTCTCGATCCACGGCGGCAGCTGGACCCGCGGCGACAAGGCCAACACCGACTGGCGCAACGTCTGCCTGTGGCTCGCGAGCGAGGGCTTCGTGGGCGTCTCGGTGAACTACCGGCTCGTGCCGGGCGCGGTGTTCCCGGCGGCGATCGACGACGTCGCACTGGCCGTCGAGTGGTTGCGCGACCCCGAACAGGCCGAGCGCTTCGGCATCGACCCCGGGCGCATCGGCGCCTTCGGCGGTTCGGCGGGTGGCAGCCTGGCGGCCCTCCTCGGCACGACGGGCGACGGCGCGCTCGACTCGGGGTCGCGCGTCGCCGCGGTCGTCGAGCTCTCGGGGCCGGTCGGGCTCGGTTCGGCCGCCCTCGACACCGACCGGGCGTCGGTCTGGTTGCGCGGCATCATCGCCGACTACCTCGGCTGCGAGCCCAACGCGCCCGACGCGCACTGTCCGCAGGCGATGGAGGCCTCGGCCGCGACGCACGTCGACCCGAGCGACCCGCCCATGTTCATCGGCCACTCCGAGCACGAGATCGTGCCGCTCGGGCAGTCGACGCGGCTCGCCGCAGTGCTCGAGGCCGCCGGTGTCCCCGTCGAGCTCGCCGTGGTACCGGGTGGCGAGCACTCGATCGGCATCCTCGACGAGCCCCTGCGCGAGCGCGTCGCGACATTCCTGCACGCGCGATTGGGCTGA
- a CDS encoding DEAD/DEAH box helicase has product MPKNKKPKGGRPAANFDPSYAKGGKSGRKHGAAGAQGRNSQKAGSRSPGHRGYRPEEEAPAKQRWTRDERVASGRTPHRADREGRAGTSAGRGAERSGASRDHRDDRAPRREYGDRPARPQYREERPARSFDRDDRAPRRSDRDDRAPRRYERDERPARSFDRDDRAPRRYDRDERPARSFDRDDRAPRRYDRDDRAPRSYERTERTDRADRPRRDDRSPRREFDRPGFRDSERRPSNFFPARDSAPRFSSNDDVVLERLAAEAITADAVEGVTFADLGLGGNVVRTLEELGAIAPFPIQAATIPVVLEGRDVLGRGRTGSGKTIAFGAPAVERLMQLWSASGKAGGRRQFGRKPRALILAPTRELALQIDRTVQPIAQSVGLFTTQIYGGVPQGRQVGALQRGVDIVIGTPGRIEDLIEQGRLDLSEVVITVLDEADHMCDLGFLEPVQRIIRRTAPGGQKLLFSATLDTGVAALVDEFLVEPAVHEVAGEDQASSTIDHRVFVIDNRDKRDIVAELANREGKTLVFSRTRAFAEDLTDHLEDAGIRAVALHGDLNQAKRTRNLQQLTSGRVDVLVATDVAARGIHVDDIDLVIQADAPDEYKTYLHRAGRTGRAGKVGRVVTLIPRNRQRRMAEMLGRAEIEVDFEDVRLGDEVLVAVGRLDDTAGDTTAS; this is encoded by the coding sequence ATGCCCAAGAACAAGAAGCCCAAGGGCGGCCGACCGGCCGCGAACTTCGACCCGTCGTACGCGAAGGGCGGCAAGTCCGGCCGCAAGCACGGCGCCGCCGGCGCACAGGGCCGCAACTCGCAGAAGGCCGGTTCGCGCAGCCCCGGCCACCGCGGCTACCGCCCCGAGGAGGAGGCGCCCGCCAAGCAGCGCTGGACGCGCGACGAGCGCGTCGCGTCGGGCCGAACCCCGCACCGCGCCGACCGCGAAGGCCGTGCCGGCACGTCGGCTGGTCGAGGAGCGGAGCGCAGCGGAGCGTCTCGAGACCACCGCGACGACCGTGCGCCCCGCCGCGAGTACGGCGACCGCCCTGCACGTCCGCAGTACCGCGAGGAGCGCCCCGCCCGCTCGTTCGACCGTGACGACCGTGCGCCGCGCCGCTCCGACCGTGACGACCGTGCGCCGCGTCGGTACGAGCGTGACGAGCGTCCGGCCCGTTCGTTCGACCGTGACGACCGTGCGCCGCGTCGGTACGACCGTGACGAGCGTCCGGCTCGTTCGTTCGACCGTGACGACCGTGCGCCGCGCCGCTACGACCGCGACGACCGCGCGCCCCGCTCGTACGAGCGCACTGAGCGCACCGACCGCGCCGACCGGCCCCGTCGCGACGACCGTTCGCCGCGCCGCGAGTTCGACCGTCCCGGCTTCCGCGACTCCGAGCGCCGGCCCTCCAACTTCTTCCCCGCCCGCGATTCCGCACCTCGCTTCTCGTCGAACGACGACGTCGTGCTCGAGCGCCTCGCCGCCGAGGCCATCACGGCCGACGCCGTCGAAGGCGTGACCTTCGCCGACCTCGGCCTGGGCGGCAACGTCGTGCGCACCCTCGAGGAGCTCGGCGCCATCGCGCCGTTCCCGATCCAGGCAGCGACGATCCCCGTCGTGCTCGAAGGGCGCGACGTGCTCGGTCGCGGCCGCACCGGCTCGGGCAAGACCATCGCCTTCGGCGCCCCCGCCGTCGAGCGGCTCATGCAGCTCTGGTCGGCATCGGGCAAGGCAGGAGGCCGTCGCCAGTTCGGCCGCAAGCCCCGAGCGCTGATCCTGGCGCCGACCCGTGAGCTCGCCCTGCAGATCGACCGCACCGTGCAGCCGATCGCGCAGAGCGTCGGCCTCTTCACCACGCAGATCTACGGCGGCGTCCCGCAGGGCCGTCAGGTCGGCGCGCTGCAGCGCGGCGTCGACATCGTGATCGGCACCCCCGGTCGTATCGAAGACCTCATCGAGCAGGGTCGCCTCGACCTCTCCGAGGTCGTCATCACCGTGCTCGACGAGGCCGACCACATGTGCGACCTCGGGTTCCTCGAGCCCGTGCAGCGCATCATCCGCCGCACCGCGCCGGGCGGACAGAAGCTGCTGTTCTCGGCGACCCTCGACACCGGCGTGGCCGCGCTCGTCGACGAGTTCCTCGTCGAGCCGGCCGTGCACGAGGTCGCCGGTGAGGACCAGGCCTCGTCGACGATCGACCACCGCGTGTTCGTGATCGACAACCGCGACAAGCGCGACATCGTCGCCGAGCTCGCGAACCGCGAGGGCAAGACCCTCGTCTTCAGCCGCACGCGCGCCTTCGCCGAGGATCTCACCGACCACCTCGAGGACGCCGGCATCCGTGCCGTCGCCCTCCACGGCGACCTCAACCAGGCCAAGCGCACGCGCAACCTGCAGCAGCTCACGAGCGGCCGGGTCGATGTGCTGGTCGCGACGGACGTCGCGGCCCGCGGCATCCACGTCGACGACATCGACCTCGTGATCCAGGCCGACGCGCCCGACGAGTACAAGACCTACCTGCACCGCGCCGGCCGCACCGGCCGCGCCGGCAAGGTCGGTCGCGTAGTCACCCTCATCCCGCGCAACCGCCAGCGCCGCATGGCCGAGATGCTCGGCCGCGCCGAGATCGAGGTCGACTTCGAGGACGTGCGACTCGGCGACGAGGTGCTCGTCGCCGTCGGCCGCCTCGACGACACGGCAGGCGACACGACCGCTTCCTGA
- a CDS encoding M14 family zinc carboxypeptidase, producing MKHKQLRLTRTTALFASALLIPAAAVVPAAAAAAQPQASAFAAASSTADCSADPNARIESVPSPEEALGTPLGLGQADPVTVDQIQQYVADIDAASDRVVSGTVATSNGGEEMPYAIVSTSANVTKPALDKIARQIRELRDPRAITDAKAAKYADDLPAIAWIAGNVHGGEKSGADAALKTLYELSSGLSCDVEDRLDNLITVIMPTQNPDGRNANRRQNDFGFDLNRDWFARTQVETDAKLELLRAFPPQVFIDAHEMGGRQYFFPPNADPIHHEIADQPVDWINRIGDANAATFTENVNGICTDTVTTECYFNYRSYDMFYMGYGDTVPATGFGAAGMTYEKGSASATEDRVQQQFLTQWATTGWAAENKHEILSSWYDIWKTALAEGEAGTLEPNEVVQPTNTVQFPVPDLTVRSYYLLPDRQLGDVRELVDRLRRMDVEVYEVQKPLTLDSARLFGGRDATDVTVPAGSYWIPMAQPQKHWIQATLGEDPYVPFPYFYDVSSWSNPLLAGMNALSTGEDVTPKAKRVTDTAGGIGSSAKKGESYAYPLDSSKAADLTFALLGQGVALQRTADGTVVVPTSAMRSVDLDRLARSSGITLANVPTPADASALSLPDVGLFGGTGISLTAGSHGETRFVLGERWGLDLAPVTTADINDNTAAFTDRDVLVVPDGSNATGGLTATGQANLKAWVEDGGVYLGFRNEGTRVARSAGLTSTTERAKPAGYQVVGSHFRVDTDDSNAIGLGRPGEDFAFNNGDPILEPSTTGANVVTYPTGDSFWTNGYSVGADALRGSAAVVDEPMGSGHAVLYAFNPLFRAYNDSGMQLVANALLMPSGDTAIAASSRATADRAAAQAAPVAADLGGEWRPISITVAPKDAKQVAALVAEYTDDATKATAGGSTVFTIANPDGLSADEHPFLRELVQRIHQQGVTPEAIVG from the coding sequence ATGAAGCACAAACAACTCCGTCTCACCCGCACGACCGCGCTCTTCGCGAGCGCGCTGCTCATTCCCGCCGCCGCCGTGGTCCCGGCCGCAGCCGCGGCAGCCCAGCCGCAGGCGAGCGCATTCGCCGCGGCATCCTCGACCGCCGACTGCTCGGCCGACCCGAACGCGCGCATCGAGTCCGTGCCCTCCCCCGAGGAAGCGCTCGGAACTCCGCTCGGCCTCGGCCAGGCGGACCCGGTCACCGTCGACCAGATCCAGCAGTACGTCGCCGACATCGATGCCGCGAGCGACCGGGTCGTCTCGGGCACCGTCGCCACGAGCAACGGCGGCGAGGAGATGCCCTACGCGATCGTGTCGACGTCGGCGAACGTCACGAAGCCGGCGCTCGACAAGATCGCCCGGCAGATCCGCGAACTGCGCGACCCGCGCGCGATCACCGACGCGAAGGCCGCGAAGTACGCCGACGACCTGCCGGCGATCGCCTGGATCGCGGGCAACGTGCACGGTGGCGAGAAGTCGGGCGCCGACGCCGCGCTCAAGACGCTCTACGAGCTCTCGTCGGGGCTCTCCTGCGACGTCGAAGACCGGCTCGACAACCTGATCACCGTCATCATGCCGACGCAGAACCCCGACGGGCGCAACGCGAACCGGCGCCAGAACGACTTCGGCTTCGACCTCAACCGCGACTGGTTCGCGCGCACCCAGGTCGAGACCGACGCGAAGCTCGAGCTCCTGCGCGCCTTCCCGCCGCAGGTGTTCATCGACGCGCACGAGATGGGCGGCAGGCAGTACTTCTTCCCGCCGAACGCCGACCCGATCCACCACGAGATCGCCGACCAGCCGGTCGACTGGATCAACCGCATCGGCGACGCGAACGCCGCGACGTTCACCGAGAACGTCAACGGCATCTGCACCGACACGGTCACGACCGAGTGCTACTTCAACTACCGCTCGTACGACATGTTCTACATGGGCTACGGCGACACCGTGCCCGCGACCGGGTTCGGCGCGGCGGGCATGACGTACGAGAAGGGCTCGGCCTCGGCGACCGAGGACCGGGTGCAGCAGCAGTTCCTCACCCAGTGGGCGACGACCGGCTGGGCCGCCGAGAACAAGCACGAGATCCTCTCGAGCTGGTACGACATCTGGAAGACCGCGCTCGCGGAGGGCGAGGCCGGCACGCTCGAACCGAACGAGGTCGTGCAGCCGACGAACACGGTGCAGTTCCCGGTGCCCGACCTGACGGTGCGCAGCTACTACCTGCTGCCCGACCGGCAGCTCGGCGACGTGCGCGAGCTCGTCGACCGGCTGCGCCGGATGGACGTCGAGGTCTACGAGGTGCAGAAGCCCCTCACACTCGACTCGGCCCGCCTCTTCGGTGGCCGCGACGCGACCGACGTGACCGTGCCCGCGGGTTCCTACTGGATCCCGATGGCGCAGCCCCAGAAGCACTGGATCCAGGCGACCCTCGGCGAGGACCCGTACGTGCCGTTCCCGTACTTCTACGACGTCTCGTCGTGGAGCAACCCGCTGCTGGCCGGCATGAACGCCCTCTCCACCGGTGAGGACGTGACGCCGAAGGCGAAGCGCGTCACCGACACCGCGGGCGGCATCGGGAGCTCGGCGAAGAAGGGCGAGTCGTACGCGTACCCCCTCGACTCGTCGAAGGCGGCCGACCTCACGTTCGCGCTGCTCGGCCAGGGCGTCGCGCTGCAGCGCACCGCCGACGGCACCGTCGTCGTGCCGACGTCGGCCATGCGCTCGGTCGACCTCGACCGGCTCGCGCGCTCGTCGGGCATCACCCTCGCGAACGTGCCGACGCCGGCGGATGCCTCGGCGCTGAGCCTGCCCGACGTCGGCCTGTTCGGCGGCACCGGGATCTCGCTCACGGCGGGCTCGCACGGCGAGACCCGGTTCGTGCTCGGCGAGCGCTGGGGCCTCGATCTCGCACCGGTGACGACGGCCGACATCAACGACAACACGGCGGCCTTCACCGACCGCGACGTGCTCGTCGTGCCCGACGGCTCGAACGCGACCGGCGGGCTCACCGCGACCGGCCAGGCGAACCTCAAGGCCTGGGTCGAAGACGGCGGCGTCTACCTCGGGTTCCGCAACGAGGGCACCCGCGTGGCGCGCTCGGCCGGACTCACGAGCACGACCGAGCGGGCGAAGCCGGCCGGCTATCAGGTGGTCGGCTCGCACTTCCGCGTCGACACCGACGACTCGAACGCGATCGGCCTCGGCCGCCCCGGTGAGGACTTCGCCTTCAACAACGGCGACCCGATCCTCGAGCCGTCGACGACGGGCGCCAACGTGGTGACCTACCCGACGGGCGACTCGTTCTGGACGAACGGGTACTCGGTCGGCGCCGACGCGCTCCGCGGCTCCGCCGCGGTCGTCGACGAGCCGATGGGCTCGGGCCACGCGGTGCTGTACGCGTTCAACCCGCTGTTCCGGGCGTACAACGACTCGGGCATGCAGCTCGTGGCGAACGCACTGCTCATGCCGTCGGGCGACACCGCGATCGCGGCATCCAGCCGGGCGACGGCCGACCGGGCGGCGGCGCAGGCGGCTCCGGTCGCGGCCGACCTCGGCGGCGAGTGGCGGCCGATCTCGATCACCGTGGCTCCGAAGGACGCGAAGCAGGTGGCCGCGCTCGTCGCGGAGTACACCGACGACGCGACGAAGGCGACCGCCGGGGGCAGCACGGTCTTCACGATCGCGAACCCCGATGGGCTGAGCGCCGACGAGCACCCGTTCCTGCGGGAGCTCGTGCAGCGCATCCACCAGCAGGGCGTCACGCCCGAGGCGATCGTCGGCTAG
- a CDS encoding MFS transporter — MSTAVTDPAPPRSITAEERKVLAGTLVGTSIEWYDFFIYAQAAGLVLAPLFLAPVAESNPGLAQVLSFATIGISFLFRPLGAIVAGRLGDKLGRKKMLVFTLVMMGLSTALIGVLPTYAAIGIAAPILLILLRILQGFSAGGEWGGAALMAVEHAPNAKRGFFGAFPQIGVPVGMILATFTLWVLTSSMSPEAFMEWGWRIPFLLSIVLIIVGYVIRKAVEESPVFEELLRRRKEASAPLRELFRKNTKQVVLTAVIFIANNAAGYLLIAYFATYAVTALGMDRPAVLLATTLASFGWLGFTLWGGRISDRLGRVRTFQVGYVFLALWAVPMWFLIDTGEILWYFVALFVMTFGLGLSYGPQAALYAEMFPANVRYSGVSIGYALGAILGGAFAPMIAEALMNQFHQSWTIGVYIAIAAVISLIGVSLVKETKDVDLLD, encoded by the coding sequence ATGTCGACTGCTGTCACCGACCCCGCACCGCCCCGCAGCATCACCGCCGAAGAACGGAAGGTGCTCGCGGGCACCCTCGTCGGCACCTCGATCGAGTGGTACGACTTCTTCATCTACGCGCAGGCCGCCGGCCTCGTGCTCGCGCCGCTCTTCCTCGCGCCCGTCGCCGAGTCGAACCCGGGCCTCGCCCAGGTGCTCTCGTTCGCGACGATCGGCATCTCGTTCCTGTTCCGCCCGCTCGGCGCGATCGTCGCCGGCCGACTCGGCGACAAGCTCGGCCGCAAGAAGATGCTCGTCTTCACGCTCGTCATGATGGGCCTCTCGACCGCGCTCATCGGCGTGCTGCCGACGTACGCGGCGATCGGCATCGCGGCGCCGATCCTGCTCATCCTCCTCCGCATCCTGCAGGGCTTCTCGGCGGGCGGCGAGTGGGGCGGTGCGGCGCTCATGGCCGTCGAGCACGCGCCCAACGCGAAGCGCGGGTTCTTCGGTGCGTTCCCCCAGATCGGCGTGCCGGTCGGCATGATCCTCGCGACCTTCACGCTCTGGGTGCTCACGAGCTCGATGTCGCCCGAGGCGTTCATGGAGTGGGGTTGGCGCATCCCGTTCCTGCTCTCGATCGTGCTCATCATCGTCGGCTACGTCATCCGCAAGGCCGTCGAGGAGAGCCCCGTCTTCGAGGAGCTGCTGCGCCGCCGCAAGGAGGCCTCGGCCCCGCTCCGCGAGCTGTTCCGCAAGAACACGAAGCAGGTCGTGCTCACCGCCGTGATCTTCATCGCGAACAACGCGGCCGGCTATCTGCTCATCGCCTACTTCGCGACCTACGCCGTGACGGCCCTCGGCATGGACCGCCCCGCGGTGCTGCTCGCGACGACGCTCGCCTCCTTCGGCTGGCTCGGCTTCACGCTCTGGGGCGGCCGCATCTCCGACCGGCTCGGCCGGGTGCGCACCTTCCAGGTCGGCTACGTGTTCCTCGCGCTCTGGGCCGTGCCGATGTGGTTCCTCATCGACACCGGTGAGATCCTCTGGTATTTCGTCGCGCTGTTCGTGATGACGTTCGGGCTCGGCCTCTCGTACGGGCCGCAGGCGGCGCTCTACGCCGAGATGTTCCCGGCCAACGTGCGCTACTCGGGCGTCTCGATCGGGTACGCGCTCGGTGCGATCCTCGGCGGTGCGTTCGCCCCCATGATCGCCGAGGCGCTCATGAACCAGTTCCACCAGTCGTGGACGATCGGCGTCTACATCGCGATCGCCGCCGTCATCTCGCTCATCGGCGTCTCGCTCGTGAAGGAGACGAAGGACGTCGACCTGCTCGACTGA
- a CDS encoding GNAT family N-acetyltransferase gives MPAARPSSVASASISISISIEPPRQPEVERLLEGSTEYSRGLYPPEACFLLDVSQLERPGVHLYVARDGDGAAVGIAALVDGGVDGDADAPGATPPGRTKRGELKRMFVDPAGRGLGVAGALLARIEADAAERGIDEIVLETGPRHLPALALYEKHGYRRIEQFGPYVGEEFSVCLAKELARG, from the coding sequence ATGCCCGCCGCACGACCCAGCTCCGTCGCATCCGCCTCGATCTCGATCTCGATCTCGATCGAGCCACCCCGGCAGCCCGAGGTCGAGCGCCTCCTCGAGGGCAGCACCGAGTACTCGCGGGGGCTGTACCCGCCCGAGGCGTGCTTCCTGCTCGACGTGTCGCAGCTCGAGCGCCCCGGGGTGCACCTGTACGTCGCGCGCGACGGCGACGGGGCGGCCGTCGGCATCGCGGCGCTCGTCGACGGCGGCGTCGATGGCGATGCGGATGCGCCGGGCGCGACACCGCCCGGCCGCACGAAGCGCGGCGAGCTCAAGCGCATGTTCGTCGACCCGGCCGGGCGCGGGCTCGGCGTCGCCGGTGCGCTGCTCGCGCGCATCGAGGCCGACGCGGCCGAGCGAGGCATCGACGAGATCGTGCTCGAGACCGGCCCGCGGCACCTGCCCGCGCTCGCGCTCTACGAGAAGCACGGCTACCGCCGCATCGAGCAGTTCGGCCCGTATGTGGGCGAGGAGTTCAGCGTCTGCCTGGCGAAGGAGCTCGCGCGGGGCTGA